A region of Anopheles merus strain MAF chromosome 2R, AmerM5.1, whole genome shotgun sequence DNA encodes the following proteins:
- the LOC121589715 gene encoding probable cytochrome P450 6d5, producing MFVYTLALFAVVLYLALRYVYSYWARQGFPHLRPEIPYGNLRALAEKRESFGVAVNELYARSTERLLGVYLFFRPAILVRDAHLAKRILVADFQHFHDRGVFCDEHRDPMSANLFALPGARWKRLRAKLTPTFTSGQLRQMMPTFLDVSEKLLAELEPLAAEGRVVDMRDISSRYVLDVIATVFFGFETHCLRDPNDPFVEPLRDVNNPNSFVNNIRSAGVFVCPGLLKLTGLSSLPTGMRQFATEVVTHQIEHRERHPQQRRKDFIQLLIDLRREANGQDALTIAQCAANVFLFYVAGADTSTGVISFTLHELTHNGEAMAKARQEIDHVLERHGGVISYESLQELAYLDLCVKETLRKYPGLPILNRVCTEDYPVPGAADVVIRAGTQVIIPLLGISMDEKYFPEPEMYMPERFDEQAPNYDPDAYYPFGLGPRNCIGLRQGIILSKIGLVLMLSRFDFEATVPRKVRFEPANVTLTPDGGLPMKITVRGGRAKVQ from the exons ATGTTCGTGTATACGCTCGCTCTGTTTGCGGTGGTGCTCTACCTTGCTCTGCGCTATGTCTACTCGTACTGGGCCCGGCAAGGGTTCCCGCATCTGCGCCCAGAAATACCGTACGGCAACCTGCGTGCGCTGGCCGAAAAACGTGAATCGTTCGGTGTGGCCGTAAACGAGCTGTACGCGCGCAGCACCGAACGGTTGCTCGGTGTGTATCTGTTCTTCCGACCTGCCATCCTCGTGCGCGATGCCCATCTGGCCAAGCGTATCCTGGTGGCCGACTTCCAGCACTTTCACGACCGTGGCGTGTTCTGTGACGAACATCGCGACCCAATGTCGGCCAATCTGTTCGCACTGCCCGGAGCACGCTGGAAGCGGTTGCGGGCGAAGCTCACGCCGACCTTCACGTCCGGCCAGCTGCGCCAGATGATGCCCACGTTTCTGGACGTGAGCGAGAAGTTGCTGGCCGAGCTGGAACCGTTGGCGGCGGAGGGCCGCGTGGTCGATATGCGGGACATTTCGTCGCGCTACGTGCTGGACGTGATCGCGACCGTGTTCTTCGGCTTCGAGACGCACTGTTTGCGCGATCCGAACGATCCGTTCGTGGAGCCGCTGCGCGATGTGAACAATCCGAACAGCTTCGTGAACAACATTCGGTCggcgggtgtgtttgtgtgcccgGGACTGCTGAAGCTGACCGGGCTGAGCTCGTTGCCGACGGGGATGCGCCAGTTTGCGACGGAGGTTGTGACGCACCAGATCGAACACCGCGAACGGCATCCGCAGCAACGGCGAAAGGACTTCATTCAGCTGCTGATCGATTTGAGGCGTGAAGCGAACGGACAGGATGCGCTTACCATCGCCCAGTGTGCagcgaatgtgtttttgttctatGTGGCCGGTGCTGATACGTCCACCGGTGTCATTTCGTTCACGCTGCACGAACTGACGCACAACGGGGAAGCGATGGCTAAGGCACGGCAGGAGATCGATCACGTGCTAGAGCGGCACGGTGGTGTCATCAGCTACGAGAGCCTGCAGGAGCTGGCGTACCTGGATCTGTGCGTGAAGGAAACGCTGCGCAAGTATCCAGGGTTACCAATTTTAAACCGTGTTTGCACCGAGGACTACCCAGTCCCGGGTGCCGCTGACGTGGTGATACGGGCAGGAACGCAGGTGATCATTCCACTGCTGGGGATTAGCATGGATGAGAAGTATTTCCCCGAGCCCGAGATGTACATGCCGGAGCGGTTTGACGAACAGGCACCGAACTACGACCCGGACGCGTACTACCCGTTTGGATTGGGACCGCGCAACTGCATCG GACTGCGACAAGGCATAATACTGTCGAAAATTGGGCTGGTGCTGATGCTGTCTCGCTTCGACTTCGAGGCCACCGTACCGAGAAAGGTGCGGTTCGAGCCGGCAAATGTGACGCTAACCCCGGACGGGGGACTGCCAATGAAGATTACTGTTCGCGGTGGTCGCGCAAAAGTACAATAA
- the LOC121589716 gene encoding probable 28S ribosomal protein S23, mitochondrial, producing the protein MCGAVKPSKHGGMFWFHNIINSPTQLHQTLGIYVQKDFNMANSRLEKIGTIITRTQGLLKSGAMKFDERPLWYDVVTAFPPHEEPRYDRPAPRVPVRQIFYQEDTVRAKFHKSGKATFAVNLLDHNNRTPTQQFIELYQSLSTQGALDEEQVFATAIDLHEDKMRQQRLDRRPAEGAPQEQTKQTPVPEEGGKTVKLQDIFKD; encoded by the exons ATGTGTGGTGCTGTCAAACCATCCAAACATGGCGGCATGTTTTGGTTTCATAACATCATCAATTCACCAACCCAGCTGCACCAGACTCTCGGCATTTACGTACAAAAAGACTTTAATATGGCAAACAGCAGGCTCGAAAAAATAGGAACCATTATTACAAG AACTCAGGGGCTTCTCAAGTCCGGTGCTATGAAATTCGATGAGCGACCGCTCTGGTACGATGTTGTGACCGCTTTTCCACCCCACGAGGAGCCTCGCTACGACCGCCCTGCTCCGAGGGTACCGGTTCGACAAATATTTTACCAGGAGGATACAGTGAGAGC GAAATTTCACAAATCCGGCAAGGCAACGTTTGCAGTGAACTTGCTGGATCACAACAATCGAACACCGACCCAGCAATTCATTGAGCTGTACCAAAGCTTGTCCACCCAAGGGGCATTAGATGAGGAGCAAGTGTTTGCCACGGCTATCGATCTGCACGAAGATAAAATGCGCCAGCAGCGACTGGACCGGCGGCCAGCCGAAGGCGCCCCTcaagagcaaacaaaacaaacgcccGTGCCTGAAGAGGGTGGCAAAACCGTAAAATTGCAAGACATATTCAAAGATTAA